One part of the Vicia villosa cultivar HV-30 ecotype Madison, WI linkage group LG6, Vvil1.0, whole genome shotgun sequence genome encodes these proteins:
- the LOC131610306 gene encoding uncharacterized protein LOC131610306, whose translation MSPAPINSSADTTPHTPTPIHFAPFNADAIKPPASTARARSRPRLAKLRKQSASQTTRSRSRTASAVTGFNPFRSDQVCSGSDTCETGMNGSEGFVFGARKVDSDSVRDLKNSEEEKETEVRKSGSVEFVFNADEIYAKLDSLFDGEEKSSENEGKKVSGEEREKLNSEREKLNSEREKGEVNVTGFVFSAGRNDNPSSLNTEKGKPKPTIPVGNSGVDDGGERECKNEFVFGKKDSSGDMNRGVKMSSFNVEKQESVGSMRSLDNGSCVFHAETETYSNLGNDADKRGNLGNDIKSKNGNGSTNGISSTYNGIHVRQVVDEIKKLNINHPEGVHIPSHSTNSHVHSSNGFVFGGSGNVSSCFSVSSGSNTTGGQQLHANDDFENIGGQYTEDCRTNDVQNGTADGNARDAAATGIPCSKTSTSQDGTKDFQCGKIPEFQVSEDAQVNGAEQSYTDFKPPTWDPSSFKENLFCKLNEKVQSTQNSKSSKEKGSKCTRQKLKSRSLNKKQTKLDHLPKESCSLETPESSGGFSPMDFSPYQEASAEDEDVKASEELNVLHSTIPTDLKDECSAAIGREYINSDVQRCRDLGNDESCYGGSSLGDVPSSGPEIIWPKMQTEVFSSSSTAGVSEDAGVDFTSNSEKKKSEMFCFDNGLGDLKEKDFSFSAGSTVEISSLFRPKQKKKFRGKVGRDSFVISPNVNGKSVSSLQFSPLTTANMSSHSDVTDRSHMNNQFEEEGDTSSDTIQAACYQWRLRGNRAHKAKDLSKAEECYTQGIVSVPSNKRSGSCIKPLLLCYSNRAATRMALGRIREALEDCMIASSLDPTFLKVQIRAANCHLLLGDVENAQRCYNKCLESGKVVCLDRRVTVEAAEGLQKAQEVAKCMNDAAKLLKERTSDAGGSALELLTKALSKSLYSERLLQMKADALYLLQKYDAAIQLCDQSLNLAEKNFALANSANNSMHDSYLSVKMWRWSFISKCYFRLGRLDASLNVIEKLQQTASVNDKCVIDNIEELLSLAATIQDLLDHRKAGNENFKLGKYTEAVENYTAALSSNIKSRPFAAICFGNRAAAHQASGQIADAIADCSMAMALDGNYAKAISRRATLHEMVRDYEQAACDIRRLISVLGSQSNEKAKHSESPNGSTGGKESRQAQQRLLTVEDQAKMRTPLDFYLILGIKPADTAADIKKAYHKAALRHHPDKAGQLLARSEVGDEGVFWKEISQEVHKDADRLFKMIGEAYAVLSDPAKRSEYDMEEDIRKLYKQSNKGGACRRSSDVYGNGRSSDSYRSSYDRGYSRRYGHWSTYGDSYSRW comes from the exons ATGTCGCCGGCGCCGATCAACTCCTCCGCCGATACAACTCCACATACTCCTACTCCTATTCACTTCGCTCCTTTCAATGCCGACGCCATCAAACCTCCTGCCTCCACCGCACGTGCACGGTCGCGGCCGAGACTGGCGAAACTGAGGAAGCAATCAGCGTCTCAGACCACAAGGTCGAGGAGCAGAACCGCATCCGCAGTCACCGGTTTCAATCCTTTTCGCTCTGATCAGGTATGTAGTGGTTCCGATACTTGTGAGACTGGTATGAACGGTAGCGAGGGTTTTGTTTTTGGTGCTAGGAAGgttgattctgattctgttagGGATTTGAAAAATTCGGAGGAGGAGAAAGAAACAGAGGTTAGGAAAAGTGGTAGTGTGGAATTTGTGTTTAATGCTGATGAAATTTATGCTAAATTGGATTCACTTTTTGACGGAGAGGAAAAGAGTAGTGAGAATGAGGGGAAGAAAGTTTCTGGTGAGGAAAGGGAGAAGTTAAATTCGGAACGGGAGAAGTTAAATTCGGAACGGGAGAAGGGGGAGGTTAATGTTACAGGGTTCGTTTTTAGTGCTGGTAGAAACGACAATCCTTCTAGTTTGAATACAGAAAAGGGAAAACCTAAACCTACTATACCTGTGGGGAATTCGGGGGTTGATGATGGTGGGGAGAGGGAATGTAAAAATGAATTTGTTTTTGGAAAGAAGGATTCTTCTGGGGACATGAATAGAGGTGTTAAAATGTCTAGTTTTAATGTAGAAAAGCAGGAATCTGTTGGCAGCATGAGAAGTTTGGATAATGGAAGCTGTGTTTTTCATGCCGAGACAGAAACATACAgtaatcttggtaatgatgctgATAAGCGTGGTAATTTGGGTAATGATATTAAGTCTAAGAATGGAAATGGAAGTACTAATGGTATTTCTTCTACTTATAATGGCATTCATGTACGTCAAGTAGTAGATGAGATAAAGAAGCTGAACATCAACCATCCTGAGGGTGTCCATATTCCTAGTCATTCGACAAATTCACATGTACATAGTAGCAATGGTTTTGTGTTTGGAGGAAGTGGCAATGTTTCTAGCTGTTTCAGTGTTAGTTCAGGATCTAATACTACTGGAGGTCAACAGTTGCATGCTAATGATGATTTTGAGAATATTGGTGGCCAATATACTGAAGATTGCAGAACAAATGATGTTCAAAATGGAACTGCTGATGGTAACGCCCGGGATGCTGCAGCCACTGGAATACCTTGTTCTAAGACATCCACTAGTCAGGACGGGACCAAAGATTTCCAATGTGGCAAAATTCCAGAATTTCAAGTGTCTGAAGATGCCCAAGTGAATGGAGCTGAACAGTCTTATACGGACTTTAAACCCCCGACATGGGATCCTTCTAGTTTTAAAGAAAACTTATTTTGTAAGTTAAATGAAAAAGTTCAATCCACACAAAACAGTAAATCTtccaaagaaaaaggatcaaagtGTACGAGGCAAAAATTGAAGTCACGTTCCTTGAATAAGAAACAGACAAAGCTGGACCATTTGCCAAAGGAAAGCTGTTCACTTGAAACCCCCGAGTCTTCTGGCGGCTTCTCTCCGATGGATTTTTCTCCCTATCAAGAAGCCTCGGCAGAAGATGAAGATGTAAAGGCTTCAGAAGAATTAAATGTTCTTCACTCAACAATTCCTACCGATTTAAAAGACGAATGTTCGGCTGCTATAGGAAGAGAATACATCAACTCAGATGTTCAGAGATGTAGAGATCTTGGTAATGACGAGTCCTGTTATGGAGGTTCTTCTTTAGGTGATGTTCCTTCTTCTGGCCCCGAAATAATCTGGCCTAAGATGCAAACTGAAGTGTTCAGTAGCAGTAGTACTGCCGGTGTTTCGGAAGATGCCGGGGTTGACTTCACCTCAAACTCTGAAAAGAAAAAGTCTGAAATGTTTTGTTTTGATAATGGTCTGGGTGATTTGAAGGAGAAAGATTTTTCATTTTCAGCAGGGTCCACTGTAGAGATTTCTTCATTATTTAGGCCTAAGCAGAAGAAGAAATTTAGGGGGAAAGTTGGTCGTGACTCATTTGTCATCTCTCCAAATGTGAATGGAAAATCTGTATCTTCTTTACAATTTTCACCACTTACTACGGCCAACATGTCATCACATTCTGATGTGACAGATAGGTCTCACATGAATAATCAGTTCGAGGAAGAGGGCGATACGTCATCAGATACAATTCAAGCAGCCTGTTACCAATGGAGACTCAG GGGGAACCGTGCTCATAAAGCTAAGGATCTTTCTAAAGCTGAGGAATGCTACACACAAGGAATAGTTTCTGTTCCTTCCAATAAAAGATCAGGATCCTGCATTAAGCCTCTTTTACTCTGCTATAGCAACCGTGCAGCAACACGTATGGCTCTAGGAAGGATTAGAGAAGCTCTAGAGGATTGCATGATAGCATCTTCTCTGGACCCCACCTTTCTGAAAGTACAGATTAGAGCTGCTAA CTGCCACCTTTTGCTAGGGGATGTTGAGAATGCTCAGCGGTGCTATAACAAGTGCTTGGAATCAGGTAAAGTTGTGTGTTTGGATCGGAGAGTAACAGTTGAAGCAGCTGAAGGTTTACAGAAAGCTCAG GAAGTGGCGAAGTGTATGAATGATGCTGCTAAACTTTTGAAGGAGAGAACTTCTGATGCAGGTGGTTCTGCTTTAGAACTACTTACGAAGGCATTGTCGAAGAGTTTATACTCAGAAAGATTGCTCCAAATGAAGGCCGATGCTCTCTATCTG CTGCAAAAGTATGATGCAGCAATTCAGCTATGTGACCAGAGTCTGAATCTTGCTGAAAAGAATTTTGCCTTGGCAAACAGTGCGAACAATTCTATGCATGATAGTTACTTAAGTGTAAAAATGTGGAGATGGTCATTTATATCTAAGTGTTACTTTCGTTTGGGGAGGCTTGATGCATCACTTAATGTTATTGAAAAGTTACAGCAAACAGCATCTGTCAATGACAA GTGTGTGATTGATAACATTGAAGAGTTGCTGTCATTAGCTGCTACAATACAAGACCTTCTAGATCACAGG AAAGCAGGAAATGAGAACTTCAAATTGGGAAAGTATACAGAAGCAGTGGAGAACTACACTGCTGCTTTATCTAGTAATATCAAATCACGCCCTTTTGCAGCAATATGTTTTGGCAACCGTGCTGCTGCACATCAAGCTTCAGGCCAAATAGCGGATGCCATTGCGGACTGCAGCATGGCTATGGCCCTTGATGGAAATTATGCAAAG GCAATTTCTAGAAGAGCCACCTTGCATGAGATGGTTAGAGATTATGAACAAGCAGCTTGTGACATCCGGAGACTTATTTCTGTTCTTGGATCTCAATCCAATGAAAAGGCCAAACATTCTGAATCTCCAAACGGATCAACTGGTGGCAAAGAATCAAGGCAAGCTCAACAACGTCTGCTTACTGTGGAAGATCAAGCCAAAATGAGGACCCCCTTGGACTTTTATCTCATctt AGGTATTAAACCAGCTGATACAGCAGCTGATATCAAGAAAGCATATCACAAGGCAGCTCTCAGACATCATCCTGACAAG GCTGGTCAGTTGTTGGCAAGAAGTGAAGTTGGGGATGAAGGTGTTTTCTGGAAAGAAATTTCTCAGGAGGTGCACAAGGATGCTGATAGGCTTTTCAAAATGATTGGAGAGGCATATGCTGTACTTTCAGACCCTGCCAAG CGCTCGGAGTATGATATGGAAGAGGACATAAGGAAACTTTATAAACAAAGTAACAAAGGTGGCGCCTGCAGGAGATCTTCAGACGTTTATGGGAATGGAAGATCATCCGATAGTTATAGATCTTCCTATGATAGAGGTTATAGCAGACGATATGGACATTGGAGCACATATGGAGATTCCTATTCTCGATG GTAA